In one Alnus glutinosa chromosome 14, dhAlnGlut1.1, whole genome shotgun sequence genomic region, the following are encoded:
- the LOC133858078 gene encoding uncharacterized protein LOC133858078: protein MRIQPINSHTPEDCKPVKPVVKSRLKRLFERQFLNVLRNSAAEKVGVEEPHFFKDGCNGSSVEFEPSSACLAKMVQSFIEENNEKQSGASRCGRNRCNCFNRNCTDSSEDDFDSHNDSNYSCCTEACEILKGLVPCASVCERNLLADTAKIVEKNKICKRKDEFCRKVVTDGLSALGYDSSICKSHWEKSPSYPAGEYEYIDVIMEGDRFLIDIDFRSEFEIARSTKAYKAILQSLPQLFVGKADRLQRIITIVAEAAKQSLKMKDMHIPPWRKAEYVKAKWLTPHPRSTPTSGTAAKREKPLMIGTSHEFGQSRGEEDSADETELAEPVFALSESSGEEDKATVGKEWKPPEVKPKGALVGVRIVTGLASVIEDDWP, encoded by the exons ATGAGGATCCAGCCGATCAATTCTCACACTCCTGAAGACTGCAAGCCGGTGAAGCCAGTGGTGAAGTCGCGGCTCAAGCGGCTCTTCGAGCGCCAGTTCCTGAATGTTCTTAGGAATTCCGCCGCGGAGAAGGTCGGTGTCGAGGAGCCGCATTTTTTCAAGGACGGCTGTAATGGCTCGTCGGTCGAGTTTGAGCCGAGCTCCGCGTGCTTGGCCAAGATGGTGCAAAGCTTCATCGAAGAGAACAATGAGAAGCAATCCGGTGCGTCGAGGTGCGGCCGTAACCGCTGCAACTGCTTCAATCGGAACTGCACCGATAGCTCCGAAGACGATTTTGATTCTCACAACGACTCTAATTATTCTTGTTGCACGGAAGCTTGTGAAATACTAAAG GGTCTGGTGCCGTGCGCGAGTGTATGTGAGAGGAATCTGCTCGCGGACACGGCGAAGATCGTAGAGAAGAACAAGATCTGTAAGCGTAAAGACGAGTTTTGCAGGAAGGTTGTCACTGATGGACTGTCGGCTCTGGGATACGACTCCTCTATCTGCAAATCTCACTGGGAAAAATCTCCCTCCTATCCCGCCG GAGAGTACGAATACATAGACGTGATAATGGAAGGGGACAGATTTCTGATCGATATCGACTTCAGATCAGAATTCGAAATCGCTCGATCAACCAAGGCCTACAAGGCGATCCTCCAGAGCCTTCCGCAGCTCTTTGTCGGCAAGGCCGATCGTCTCCAGAGGATCATCACCATCGTAGCGGAGGCCGCAAAGCAGAGTCTCAAAATGAAGGATATGCACATTCCACCGTGGAGAAAAGCCGAGTACGTCAAGGCCAAGTGGCTCACTCCACACCCGCGCTCCACGCCCACCTCAGGGACGGCTGCCAAACGTGAAAAGCCTTTGATGATCGGGACCAGCCACGAGTTCGGACAGAGTCGCGGAGAGGAAGACTCTGCAGATGAGACCGAGTTGGCCGAGCCCGTTTTCGCTCTGAGCGAAAGTTCTGGAGAGGAAGATAAGGCGACGGTGGGGAAAGAATGGAAGCCTCCGGAGGTCAAGCCAAAAGGTGCACTGGTTGGGGTTAGGATCGTCACTGGCTTGGCTTCAGTTATCGAAGATGACTGGCCGtga